A window of Bacillota bacterium genomic DNA:
AATGGTATGCAGCATGAGCAGAAAAGGAAACTGCTATGATAACGCGAGCGCTGAGAGTTTCTTTAGCGCCATCAAAAACGAGTTAATTTATCTAAACAAATTTAAGACCAGGCAAGAAGTCCGGGATGCAATCTTTGATTATATAGAGATTTTCTATAACAGGAAGCGCAGGCATCAAAGTCTGAATTATATGACTCCCGTTGAGTATTTGAAACAGTATTACGCAAGCTTGGCTGCGTAGCAAAACATGCGCATTTTCAAGCTATTCTACGATAGGATGAGCGAATCACACTCAGCAGTGTCCGCTAAACCGGGAAGACCTCAGCCCTTTTACGTACAACCATCCTGATTATCTCTTCTATCTTAGCCTTTGTTTGGTTCTTTGAACTGTCATATCGGAAATGCAACTTATATTATCTGGATAAAAATGTAGCAAAGAGAGTGTTTGTTAACGATACTACTTATGCTACAGCAGGATATCTGTTGTGTCTATTAACTGCATATGGTGTTTTCGGTAGTAATGAATTCATAAATGAAATGGCTCTTTTGGTCGGGATATGCTTCCTGATTCCGACAATTAAAACTATCCGTCGTATTGGGTTGCGCTATAGAAAGATTCAAGCAAAATCTAAGTAGGTAAATTGGTTCGGGTAATAGTGTATATTGGGGAATTACGTTTTTAGCCAAGGGTTGAACTAAATTGTAACTCAGCTTTTTTCAATTAAAGTGTGACAAGAGGGTTTATCTACGAAGGCTTCTATAAACGGTGTGCCCGGGGACGGTTTTCCAACTTGCCTCCGAGGCGCCGAAAGGAGCGCAGGCCCGATGAAACAGCTAAACTGCCCTGTGCCGGTGCTGGCCGTCTTCGAGCAGGGTAAGGTGCGCCCCCTGGCTTTCAAATACCAGGGCCGCCGCTGGTCCGTGACCCAGGTGATCCGGGACTGGCAGCAGTTTGCCCTCTTGGAAGAGAAAATTCACACATTTGTCGTCGAGACGGAAACGCGACTGGCCCAGCTTAGCTATTACCCCCAGACGGGCCGCTGGCATTTGGATAAATTATAAATGGCTGCCCGCTGGCAGCCATTTTTGACTATCGGGACAATTCGGAATGGGCTACGTTTTTTATTAATTGGGGATGAGATGTAAGGCTGCTAGCTTAAGAACCGGTTTAATTGAAAAGATATTGTCGATTCCTGTCGAAAGGCGCACTTTCACCGGAAAAAAGTGCACTTTCACCGGAAGTTGCCCCAAAATAGATAAAAATGTGATAGTATTGGCAACATAGTCCAGTTGTTGGAAGGTGGGGGTAGAAGAGCTTCTACAAATGTATGCACGGGAGTTTAAAAACTAACCAACTAACAAAGGAGAGAAAAACGTGAAAAAAACAATATCATTTATTTGCTTATCCCTAATTTTTATGCTATGTGCAACTACAATCTACGCATCAGCGGACTACACCAATCACGAGATAGAATCTATTTTTTTGAATCCAGTTAATGTTGAACATTATCTAAATTATCTAGAAGAGAAAGGTGTCTCATTTGATAATCTGATAGAGGATTATACAACCAGTGACAAGCGTTGTAAAGATTATTTTATGATTGAGGAGTATTTATCGGGAAATACCATAGGGACAGAATCATCTATAAACACAATTTACCCGCCAATTTGGACTAAAAAAACTATCAGGGCAGCTATTGTTGTTGCAGCAGAAAGTTATAAAAACTCAGCCCCATTTGCGCACCGGCTTCTCATACATTCATTACAAGACAATCCCGCCACATACTATGCTCGCTGGGGCGATGGTGGCGCTAATCGACAGGCAATAGAGCAAATTAGAAGTCATCAAGCATACAAGAATGCCGGAGAAAATCAACTCGTGACGTTCAGCAGTCCAAATAATTTATATCTTTCATTAAACAACTGTACAAAAAGAATAACAAGAACCCCGACACTTTATCGAGAATATCTATACGATTACTATGATTTCGAATGGAATCAATCGTCAGGATGGTCAGAGACCATTGTGAATTTGGCAGTCATTGCTCAATCTTTAGGGGCAATTAACAATTACCATGTATATGTTTATGTTTTGGAAGAATTTTGGGACGGAGTTTCTCCCTGGCCATGGACATTGCCAGACCTTCCAATCCAATATTAACTTTCGCAAGTGCCCTCTCTGAGAACTTTGAATGCTTAATAATCTTGTTCAGGCAGCAAACGGTTTGTCAACAAATATAGCTTACGGCTCTACGACTATAATGTGAAAGGAATGATAATTTGACTAAGATTGTTAAGATTGGAGTCGTTATAGCACTGCTTGTTATCATTGCAATAACGATTGTGATAACATATTTGGGTCGTGACCTAAGCTATACAGTCGCCTTATTAATAAATTGGGGCATAAAGTTGCCCACCAATTATGAAGTAATTTATCGTATAGATCCAGGTCAAACCCCTTTCGGAGATGGGTTCCGGTACAGTATTCTTTACTACGAAAAAGGAGTTTCGGAGCCGTTTCTTGATGATTTTTCTTCTCAACAGGACTTAGAGTTAGAACAAGGCGTTGAGGAAATTTTAAATCATTTGAGTATAGATAAAGAAAACGCTATTGATTTCAGTCAACCTTATCTATGGAAAAGTGACACTTTTATTCCTTCCGAAAGAGAAGGAATAGTTACTAAGGCAATATTTTTAATATTCCAACCTAGCACAAATTATTTATATGTAGTACATTTTAAAATTTAGAATTACCCTCCTTTTTACTGGTTGGTGGACCA
This region includes:
- a CDS encoding transposase gives rise to the protein MVCSMSRKGNCYDNASAESFFSAIKNELIYLNKFKTRQEVRDAIFDYIEIFYNRKRRHQSLNYMTPVEYLKQYYASLAA